The window CACTGTCCTTAggtaagagcacaacacccacatccgtacTCTTCagcaaggacaagctcaagggtcccaccattctattattcaatttaaatacttcaattactaaaaatatttttataatataaaaatacattaaaaaataaaaattacataattaaaatcctaaaaaataaaatacataattaaaatcctagaaaataaaaaaatacataattaaaatcctacaaattaaaaattacataattaaagactaaaaaatatccccgtggaagactagtcctctatccCCAATGTTCTTCGGAGACCCCGTATCTTTGCcacatgtgttgcaagttggtCGGGAGTCATGTTAGACCTATCGGCCGCATTGAATTAACCTAAGAGGGTCCACAACGAGCTGGTTGGGGGTTGAGGTGGCACAAAGGAAGCGGGAGcgggggcggatggagtcgggGCGCGACGGCGGTTGGCCGTCGCCTTCTTCTTTCTTGCGGCCGGCGGGAACTGCTCGGGTCcagcgtcggggctacccaagttagttccggcaagctgggtagccacTTCATCGGAGACGCCGTCGGATAGGGctaccgacctcgaccgtttgctggaggagctggaggaggatgctactaCGTATCGCCCATCGGGGGCATCttgaagtgggggtatttatagatgaaaatatgaattttgggaaaaaaaaattgaaaaataaattaaaagtgtgtagaaaacggatataatttattgggaagtgggaaaatatatttttttgtttaaaaatgtttttattaattagtttcgaatttttttttaaaaaaagaaaaaatcaaatttgtcaATGGCTATGCCGTTCGCCAATCAGGAGATGCCACGTaaggctgctcagcggcacgtacgttctcttatttaagagcagcgccgtgccgctggcacggacggacaagAGCCGCTGCGGATGCTAAGACTTGTACTATAGACTAAAaaatttagagtgaactatgTAAATGGTacatgatctttattttatatcgtttttggtacacagtgacaaaaataaccctaggtaccaaatatgagatttttttttcatgaaggatatttttggaaatttccattaaatatgtgattattttttcttcctttcttatttctctttttcttctttagtttcttcttctttcttttttcttcattttcttctttctttttagtattttatcttcctttcttttatcttttttgtccttagtttatttttcttcttccttatttttttgttctttctttttagtgttatatacatacatctaattgcattcataatataaataaaaaacaaatatacctaattaaattaattatttaaagtaattaaatcaattgcaatattttttattaaattattttacactcattttaaggttaaaacacctaactaaaaatattcaactttttatatcattatgaatacaattcacaatgttaaatttttattaagactatattgattagttactaatttaatgtaaaataataataataattatttcattatattatgtgattcataatttatataattatactataattatttattaattactatctgtttttagtattataacataataatctatattgattagttactaatttaatgtaaaatattaattataattattatataatgtgattcataatttatataattatactacaattatttattaattactatcaattttagtattataacaataataattaaatataattatatctaagtatatttgaataatttaaaaatgaattaattattaatttataacatcaaaataataatattaatattgattaataataatagtataaagaattaggagaatgagagaagatattataatttcaCTTTTGGTACAAATTTTATGTACGTCCAAAATACCATATATgacataaatggaaaaatatatttgtttaaaagacattttgggaagaaaattgcatcaggtaccaaaaatattatttataggtactaaaaataatataaaataaagatcaggtatcatttacgtgcgaaaatgaaaaatcaggtactatttatgtagttcactcaaaaATTTATACCACACAAGATCCTGGGTAATCATTTACTGAAGGCTATATAAGTCAATTGATTTAAATcccttctctttctcttatGCCATTTAGATCGGAGAGATTTCGGAATAAGGGTTTAAATTCGCTGACCTTTCGAAATTTAAGATTCAATCTGCAGACCTTTCAGAATATGGGATCGAGGCATGCGAATTTTTCGGAACAAgggatttttgaatttttctattttttatcttcttttttattattatttccatcTCAACATTTATGAAATGTCCAAACTACCCTATGTGTCACAATAGTTTTCTCACTTGTGTCTGTTTCTTGAAATCGTCGACAATCTTCTTCGCCCTTCACTGTTTTTACCTTATTATAAGGAACACCAAAGCTGAAATCCCCAATTCTCTTCCAAGAATCAGCCCTCAGACTATAAATCTTCACAACCGACTCCCGCAGACCTCCATCATCATAATCACAGAACAATCCCACAACCTTGTAATCACCCTCCGATTCGCAATAACCAAACCCCCAACTGTAGTAAAAGCCAGGCTTCATTTTAACGACGGCAGAATGGAGCTGCTTCGATTTCCTCGTAGCTGGGTTCCACATAAAGACGTCGTCTTCATCAATGGCGAGGCAAATTATACCATTGCAAGAGCCCACAACCCAAACGGTGCTATACGGGGTTTGGTTAGGGAAGTCAACGTTGGGCGCGACGACCAGAGGCTCGCACATCAACGAATTAACGGAGCATTGCTTGAGGGTATAGGTAGGGTTTAAAAGAGTAAATATGATTTTGTGATTGGCGAAATTCGCGTTTTCCGCGGAGTGTTTCAGATGAGATTTGACGAATCGAGAACTGGAAATCAAGGAATTCGACGATTTTGAAACGCACCTGGATTTCAAGAGGGATTTGACGGGGAGCCTTAAGAGGATATCTTGGATGATTTCTTCAGGGAGATCCAAGATTTCTCCGAAGGATTGAGTTTGAAATTGAAGGTGGGTAGTGGCTTTGGTTTTCTTCAATTGATTGTTTGCGGATGAATCTGAACAAATTTGTTCACATCTTCACTTCTTCTTGTGTCTGAATTGAGGTTgggaaagagaaaagaagtGAAGGGCAAAGACGACTGTCGACAATTTCAAGAAACGGACACAAGACAGAAAACTATCTGTGAAAAATTATAGGGTAGTTTGGACAATTCATAAATGTTgagatgaaaataataataaaaaggaagagaaaaaatagaaaaatttaaaaatcccTTGTTCCGAAAAATTCGCATGCCTCGATCCCATATTCTAAAAGGTCGGCGAATTGAATCCTAAATTTCGAAAGGTCAGCGAATTTAAACCCTTATTCCGAAATCTCTCGTTAGATCGACATAACATTCATACATACTCCATGCTAATTTAATTTGCTTCCccaattgaaagaaaaaataaaaaaaaatctcccccaaattgaattttgattgctTCCGCCAACAGAAACGATCTAACCGCGCCATGGTCTGCGAAAAGTGTGAGCTCCTTCTCCATCCCTTTCTAATTTATCTTACAACAATCATTGTATGTGacgattttgaaattttgttagGGTTTTCTACGAATTGGGGGTTTTTACGTCTATGCATTTGTATGTATGTATCCATATATATGCAGGCGAGAAGAAGCTAGGGAAGGTGATCGTGCCTGACAAGTGGAAGGACGGGGCCCACAACACCACCGAAGGCGGTGGCCGTAAGATCAACGAGAACAAGCTCCtctccaagaaaaataggttCCCTTTCTCGAAGCTCTTCTCTTTTTGCGGATTCTCAAGTTCATTAAGTCAATTTGCTTGAATTTATATAtccttcatttatttattgattggaAATTACGCTCATTTTTATTGGAGATAGTggaaaattttgtttcaatgTTTTGAGCTGAATGAGTCTGGGTAATTCTCTTTGGTAGCATAGTTTGATCTGAATTTCTAGTAAGACGCAATgtgaataatttgtttttcaaaatgaattgGAATGCTTGTTCAGTTCGCAACTTTATTTGTAGGGCTTGTTTATTGAATTCAGCTCTGTTTCCATATTCTCCTGTGCCTTGTGAGAATTATTGAATAGCTATATTGTCATCACTTTTCTTCCCCACTTTTTGAAAAGCCGTGCTTGATTAATGTTCTTGCTGCTAGCAAAAAACCTGTTCTAGTGGTATGGTATACAAATCATAAGGGGCATTTTCTATTAGGGATTAGCATAGatcaataaatatagtaggagtatacgCTAGTCTATTGCCGAGGCCCTTGATAAATTTCTGCTACAATTTGAGCTAAGTCGATTTGATTCATCATTGAAAGGGGTAGGGATTAGATAAATCATGGCGATGAAAATTACATTACTTAATCTTCTATATCATTAACCATCATTTTGCACTATTATTACATTTGGTATTATTGTCTTGAAGTCAATTTGTTTTGCATGGTGGACATTGTTGGAAATTGGATTTGCTCATCAGTTTTGAGACACTAAATTTACTAATTGCAAAGCAGGTCTCTATTTACATACAAATAGTTTCATGACTAATTAATTCGGGATAATAAGAAGAAATATGTTCTACATTTTTTGTGTTGTGATGATTGCTGTGCATAATTTACAAATCGACTATTAGTGTGTATTTTCTGCTAACTCCCCTTGAGTTACACGATATTGATTGTTTTTAGATGGGCGCCT is drawn from Salvia hispanica cultivar TCC Black 2014 chromosome 6, UniMelb_Shisp_WGS_1.0, whole genome shotgun sequence and contains these coding sequences:
- the LOC125196851 gene encoding cysteine-rich PDZ-binding protein-like, which translates into the protein MVCEKCEKKLGKVIVPDKWKDGAHNTTEGGGRKINENKLLSKKNRWAPYGQSKCTICKQQVHQNGKYCHACAYSKGVCAMCGKQVLDTKLYKQSNV
- the LOC125195240 gene encoding F-box/kelch-repeat protein At3g23880-like: MARLDRFYSSANNQLKKTKATTHLQFQTQSFGEILDLPEEIIQDILLRLPVKSLLKSRCVSKSSNSLISSSRFVKSHLKHSAENANFANHKIIFTLLNPTYTLKQCSVNSLMCEPLVVAPNVDFPNQTPYSTVWVVGSCNGIICLAIDEDDVFMWNPATRKSKQLHSAVVKMKPGFYYSWGFGYCESEGDYKVVGLFCDYDDGGLRESVVKIYSLRADSWKRIGDFSFGVPYNKVKTVKGEEDCRRFQETDTSEKTIVTHRVVWTFHKC